A window from Flavobacterium gyeonganense encodes these proteins:
- a CDS encoding SusE domain-containing protein, whose product MKNIYKIFIAIAVLAGLWSCENEENLMILKPQEAAFSIITPENGSSVILNEATPANTALTVSWEKVSYGTPTVVTYTVQIAASDTEFAAPVDVTSSTSTYSIIDVAELNTRVLELGLTPNVENSIDVRIKATAGSANAEPKFSDVITISVTPYGSLETPVTILYLVGDATSAGWNLNNDNMPMFTDPNDNTKHYYTGYFKAHVDGFKLLGKIDSWLPAYGHDGTTVVKRTSFDQTDPSSFPIATDGYYTFEINIQDLTYNLAAYTGSTATTYSEIFYSGSTLSGDDNNWGSENVALTKSTFDPHIWKASGQTLKQGNMKFHTAGWAKEWGNNGGNIFVKAGKYDIWFNDLDGRYTFIKVQ is encoded by the coding sequence ATGAAAAATATTTATAAAATTTTTATTGCTATAGCAGTACTTGCAGGATTATGGTCTTGTGAAAACGAAGAGAATTTAATGATTTTGAAACCGCAGGAAGCTGCTTTCTCAATCATCACACCAGAAAATGGTTCTTCTGTTATTTTAAATGAAGCTACACCTGCAAATACAGCCCTTACTGTTAGCTGGGAAAAAGTAAGTTACGGTACACCAACTGTTGTTACCTATACTGTTCAGATTGCAGCAAGTGATACTGAATTTGCCGCACCTGTTGATGTTACCTCTTCAACTTCTACTTATTCAATCATAGATGTTGCGGAACTTAACACAAGAGTATTGGAGCTTGGACTAACACCAAATGTTGAAAACTCGATTGATGTAAGAATTAAGGCTACTGCTGGATCAGCAAATGCTGAGCCAAAATTTTCAGACGTAATCACTATTTCAGTAACACCATACGGAAGTCTGGAAACGCCAGTGACTATTTTGTATTTAGTAGGTGACGCCACTTCAGCAGGATGGAATCTTAACAACGACAACATGCCAATGTTTACAGATCCTAATGACAATACAAAACATTATTATACAGGATATTTTAAAGCACATGTAGACGGGTTTAAATTACTTGGAAAAATTGATTCATGGTTGCCTGCATATGGTCATGACGGAACCACAGTGGTAAAAAGAACGTCTTTTGATCAAACTGATCCAAGCAGTTTCCCAATTGCAACTGACGGTTATTATACTTTCGAAATTAATATTCAGGATTTAACATATAACCTTGCTGCTTATACTGGATCAACTGCAACTACCTATAGCGAAATTTTTTATTCAGGTAGCACTCTAAGCGGAGATGACAATAATTGGGGAAGCGAAAACGTTGCTTTGACAAAATCAACATTTGATCCTCACATCTGGAAGGCTTCAGGTCAAACCTTAAAACAAGGAAATATGAAATTCCATACTGCAGGATGGGCTAAAGAATGGGGGAATAATGGCGGAAACATATTTGTTAAAGCAGGGAAATATGATATTTGGTTCAACGATTTAGATGGTCGTTATACTTTCATCAAAGTGCAATAA
- a CDS encoding RagB/SusD family nutrient uptake outer membrane protein — MKKYIITIIAIATVFHSCTDDMNVVSKDDDVLSADALFSSPAGYKKALAGVYGNLTLTGTQGPVYSSLEGLAAGTSQYVRCLLNLQELTTDEMIWSYENDEGTAELQRNIWTAANPIILGMYSRTMASVAYANDFLRESTPEKLKGRNITDAGTVAEIELYRKEVRVLRAYAYYNMMDLFGKAPMYTENDPLNFAGPEYNRTQLFEFIETELKAVLPDLKPARSNVYGRVDQAVARMILAKIYLNAKVYTDTDRYDDCITMCNEIIAGGYTLKPKYLENFMADNHTSEEMIFTIQSDGILTQNWGGTTFLINGQIGELENNAADFGITGWTGALRIRKQFVQKFDGAKFSQDDRNTIGTGTATKQRTIDIADISVKSQGYIVSKFSNKTSTGVSGKNRDFADTDFPLFRLADVYLMYAEATLRGGNGTIAQSLVYVNKLRERANDNATTANITASELNLQFIIDERARELYWEGHRRQDLIRFGLYTGGTYNWSWKGNAARGISIPSFRRLFPIPQGSLGSNKNLTQNTGY, encoded by the coding sequence ATGAAAAAGTATATAATAACTATTATAGCAATAGCTACCGTTTTTCATTCTTGTACGGATGACATGAATGTAGTTTCTAAAGATGACGACGTACTTTCTGCTGATGCTTTGTTCTCTTCTCCGGCAGGGTATAAAAAAGCACTTGCAGGAGTTTACGGAAACCTTACGCTAACAGGTACTCAGGGACCGGTTTATTCTTCATTAGAAGGTTTAGCTGCCGGAACAAGCCAGTATGTAAGATGTTTACTAAACCTACAGGAACTGACTACAGACGAAATGATATGGAGCTATGAAAATGACGAAGGTACTGCAGAATTACAACGAAATATATGGACAGCTGCAAACCCTATTATACTTGGGATGTATAGCCGTACAATGGCTTCTGTTGCTTATGCTAATGATTTTTTACGTGAAAGTACACCTGAAAAATTAAAAGGAAGAAATATTACTGATGCCGGAACTGTTGCCGAAATTGAACTTTACAGAAAAGAAGTTCGTGTTTTAAGAGCATATGCTTACTACAACATGATGGATTTGTTTGGTAAAGCACCTATGTACACAGAAAATGATCCTTTAAATTTTGCAGGACCTGAATATAACAGAACGCAATTATTTGAATTTATTGAAACGGAATTAAAAGCGGTTTTACCAGATTTAAAACCTGCAAGATCGAATGTATACGGAAGAGTAGATCAGGCGGTAGCACGTATGATTCTGGCTAAAATTTATTTGAATGCCAAGGTATATACTGATACTGATCGTTATGATGATTGTATTACCATGTGTAACGAAATCATTGCTGGAGGATATACCCTAAAACCAAAGTATCTTGAAAACTTTATGGCTGATAATCATACATCTGAAGAAATGATTTTTACAATTCAGTCAGACGGGATTCTTACTCAAAACTGGGGAGGTACAACCTTCTTAATCAATGGACAAATTGGAGAATTGGAAAACAATGCGGCTGATTTTGGAATTACAGGATGGACAGGTGCATTACGTATCAGAAAACAATTTGTACAAAAATTTGATGGTGCTAAATTTAGTCAGGACGACAGAAATACTATTGGAACAGGTACTGCAACAAAACAGAGAACAATAGATATTGCTGATATTAGTGTAAAATCACAAGGATATATTGTATCTAAATTTTCTAATAAAACTTCTACAGGAGTAAGCGGAAAAAACAGGGATTTTGCAGATACTGATTTTCCATTATTCAGGTTAGCGGATGTTTACTTAATGTACGCAGAAGCTACACTGAGAGGAGGAAACGGTACCATCGCACAATCACTTGTTTATGTAAATAAATTGAGAGAGAGAGCTAATGACAATGCTACAACAGCAAACATTACGGCAAGCGAATTAAACCTGCAGTTTATAATTGATGAAAGAGCACGCGAATTATACTGGGAAGGGCACAGAAGACAGGATTTAATCCGTTTTGGATTATATACAGGAGGAACTTACAACTGGTCATGGAAAGGAAATGCTGCCAGAGGAATTTCAATTCCTTCTTTCAGAAGACTTTTTCCAATTCCTCAGGGATCATTAGGATCTAATAAAAACTTAACTCAAAATACTGGTTACTAA
- a CDS encoding SusC/RagA family TonB-linked outer membrane protein yields MKKIYNKFLLLLLLLPFCVFAQSTVKGVVLDKSTGQPIPGVNIKVSQGNLSMTTDFDGKFQFSGLKEQAQITFSFTGYTTQIITVGTQKDFTVSLEEDPNILQEVVVQVGYGSVKKKDATGSVVALSTKDFNKGNNITTENLLNGRVAGLSINSSGAPGSLSEIRIRGGSSLFASNDPLIVVDGLPLENATNTGSASFLASLNPATVESMTILKDASATAIYGSRASNGVIIITTKKGSSKLSIDYNAQFGAGKLTKTVDVFSADEFRKLIADRRPQDSGKLGTANTDWQKAIYRNTSSFDQSLAVRGSLFDIIPTSLTLGNTNQEGLRITNEFKRNTVGLVMNPAFFENSLKIKLSANYAYEKNRFTDAVEGTAISFDPTQPIRVEGAPYDGFFEYLSAADGQGNYPLNPNAARNPVSQLLNTRDIAKSNRFFGNFEVDYKLYFFPDVRAVVNVGFDESNGERRRLVNPNAGSGPTLNNFPYGTNEYTEAKRQNKLLDAYLVYNKTFDELNVELTGGYSYQRFESSRFETGNILDINLASTFPETTLDTETVLIGFFARTNLNFKDKYLLTLSYRRDGSSRFDKENRWGNFPSVAFAWKLKEDFFKDSKTLSDVKLRLSYGITGQQDIPEPNGYLQKYESGTGNSQYFFGTDPVTIVLPYKRTNGLKWEETTTYNGGLDFGFLDNRITASVDAYYKDSKDLLANVAISDGSNYSNRVYQNIGSFTTKGVEFAVNASAVKTENFSWNVNLNASKFERRISELAFNSDIFLGDNITGNGSTAQIFREGFTPYSFYVYKQLYDTAGKPIDGAFADLNGDNIKNEADKYIYNNPDPDVTLGFASNMNYKKIDFSFNLRASIGNNIFNGVNAARAQYNSLTSGGVLNNIPTQINETNFQTTENVLMSDIYVENASFLKMDNISLGYTFDNVINEKVSLRLSTGVQNVFVITKYSGLDPEITNNGFDKTIYPRQRTFLFGANLKF; encoded by the coding sequence ATGAAAAAAATTTACAACAAATTTTTACTTTTATTATTACTTCTTCCTTTCTGTGTTTTCGCTCAGAGCACAGTAAAAGGAGTTGTTCTGGACAAAAGCACCGGACAGCCCATACCAGGAGTAAATATAAAAGTATCACAAGGTAATTTAAGCATGACTACGGATTTTGACGGAAAATTCCAGTTTAGTGGCTTGAAAGAACAAGCGCAAATTACTTTTTCATTTACAGGTTATACAACTCAAATTATTACTGTTGGAACCCAAAAAGACTTTACTGTATCACTTGAGGAAGATCCTAATATTCTTCAGGAAGTTGTCGTACAAGTTGGATACGGTTCTGTAAAAAAGAAGGATGCAACTGGTTCTGTAGTAGCACTTTCAACAAAAGACTTTAATAAAGGAAACAATATTACCACTGAAAACCTTCTTAACGGACGTGTAGCTGGTTTGTCTATTAATTCATCCGGTGCACCGGGTTCTTTATCTGAAATAAGAATCAGAGGAGGAAGTTCGCTTTTTGCAAGTAACGACCCTTTGATCGTGGTTGACGGATTACCACTTGAAAATGCAACCAATACAGGTTCAGCTTCATTTTTGGCATCCTTAAACCCTGCTACTGTAGAATCGATGACTATCTTAAAAGATGCATCTGCTACGGCAATTTATGGTTCACGAGCTTCTAATGGTGTTATCATTATTACAACTAAAAAAGGGAGCAGTAAATTATCAATAGATTATAATGCACAATTTGGTGCAGGAAAACTGACTAAAACAGTTGATGTTTTTAGTGCAGATGAATTCAGAAAACTTATCGCAGACCGAAGACCTCAGGATTCAGGTAAGTTAGGTACAGCAAATACTGACTGGCAAAAAGCCATTTACAGAAACACATCATCTTTTGATCAGAGTTTAGCGGTTAGAGGTAGTTTGTTCGATATTATCCCTACAAGTCTTACTTTAGGAAATACAAACCAGGAAGGTTTACGTATCACAAATGAGTTTAAAAGAAATACTGTTGGATTGGTAATGAATCCTGCATTTTTTGAAAATAGCTTAAAGATAAAGCTTTCTGCTAATTACGCATACGAAAAAAACAGATTTACAGATGCTGTAGAAGGTACTGCTATTAGTTTTGACCCTACACAGCCTATAAGAGTGGAAGGCGCACCATACGATGGATTTTTTGAATATCTTAGTGCGGCAGATGGTCAAGGGAACTATCCTCTAAACCCAAATGCTGCCAGAAACCCTGTTTCACAATTACTTAATACAAGGGATATAGCTAAAAGTAACCGTTTTTTCGGAAACTTTGAAGTAGATTATAAGCTGTACTTTTTCCCGGACGTAAGAGCAGTTGTAAATGTAGGTTTTGATGAATCTAATGGAGAAAGAAGAAGACTTGTGAACCCAAATGCCGGTTCAGGTCCAACACTTAACAACTTCCCTTATGGTACTAATGAATATACTGAGGCAAAAAGACAGAATAAATTATTAGATGCCTATTTAGTGTACAACAAGACTTTCGACGAATTAAATGTTGAATTAACAGGTGGTTATTCTTACCAAAGATTTGAAAGTTCAAGATTCGAGACCGGAAATATTTTAGACATAAATCTAGCGTCAACATTCCCTGAGACGACTTTAGATACTGAAACGGTTTTAATCGGTTTCTTTGCCAGAACAAACTTAAACTTCAAAGATAAATATTTACTGACTTTATCTTACAGAAGAGACGGATCTTCAAGATTTGATAAAGAAAATCGTTGGGGTAATTTCCCTTCTGTTGCTTTTGCATGGAAACTTAAAGAAGATTTCTTTAAAGACAGCAAAACGCTATCTGATGTAAAATTAAGATTGAGTTATGGTATTACTGGTCAGCAGGATATTCCGGAACCTAACGGTTATCTTCAAAAATACGAATCAGGAACAGGAAACTCTCAATATTTTTTCGGAACGGATCCTGTTACAATCGTACTTCCATACAAACGAACAAATGGTTTGAAATGGGAAGAAACCACTACTTATAATGGAGGTTTAGATTTTGGATTTTTAGACAATCGCATCACGGCTAGTGTGGATGCCTATTACAAAGATTCAAAAGATTTATTAGCAAATGTTGCTATTTCTGACGGAAGTAATTATTCTAACAGAGTATATCAAAACATTGGTAGCTTTACTACAAAAGGGGTTGAATTTGCAGTAAATGCAAGTGCTGTTAAAACTGAAAACTTCTCATGGAACGTTAACTTAAATGCGTCTAAATTTGAAAGAAGAATTAGCGAATTAGCTTTTAACTCTGATATATTTTTAGGAGACAATATCACCGGGAACGGAAGTACTGCACAAATTTTCAGAGAAGGGTTTACTCCATATTCTTTCTATGTTTACAAACAATTATACGATACTGCAGGAAAACCAATTGATGGCGCTTTTGCTGATTTGAACGGTGATAACATCAAAAATGAAGCTGATAAATACATCTATAACAACCCGGATCCGGATGTTACTTTAGGATTTGCATCAAATATGAATTACAAAAAAATTGATTTCTCTTTCAATTTAAGAGCAAGCATAGGTAACAATATATTTAATGGAGTAAATGCCGCAAGAGCACAGTACAACTCTTTGACTAGTGGCGGAGTATTAAATAATATACCTACCCAGATCAATGAAACGAACTTTCAGACTACTGAAAATGTCTTGATGTCAGATATTTATGTAGAGAATGCTTCTTTCTTAAAAATGGACAATATCTCTTTAGGATATACTTTCGATAATGTTATTAATGAAAAAGTTTCTTTAAGACTGTCAACAGGAGTACAAAACGTTTTTGTAATTACTAAATACAGTGGTTTAGATCCTGAAATTACAAATAACGGTTTTGATAAAACAATTTATCCAAGACAACGCACTTTCTTGTTTGGTGCCAACCTTAAATTTTAA